In Thioclava sp. GXIMD2076, one DNA window encodes the following:
- a CDS encoding thermonuclease family protein, with product MPRDMWGMFRFVYVLLIALIACAPPVLAETVSGKARVVDGDTLEINHRKIRISGIDAPESSQNCTRADGRGWACGREATGLMRKLAAGKVACTGGSSDRYGRLIAVCKAKGQDIGAQMVVQGYAMAYQTYSKAYVSQEKSAMIAKRGLWAGTFQTPAEYRAHKNDAPDSRASAGCTIKGNISKNGKLYHMPGSASYAATKISTAKGERWFCSEAEARKAGWVRAH from the coding sequence ATGCCCCGCGATATGTGGGGCATGTTTCGTTTTGTTTATGTTCTGCTGATCGCTTTGATCGCCTGCGCCCCGCCCGTGCTGGCCGAAACCGTGTCCGGCAAGGCGCGTGTCGTCGATGGCGATACGCTGGAGATCAACCATCGCAAGATCCGTATCTCCGGGATCGACGCGCCCGAAAGCAGCCAGAACTGCACCCGAGCGGATGGTCGTGGCTGGGCGTGTGGACGCGAGGCGACAGGTCTCATGCGTAAACTCGCCGCAGGCAAAGTGGCCTGCACGGGCGGCAGTTCGGATCGCTATGGCCGGTTGATTGCGGTCTGCAAGGCCAAAGGGCAGGATATCGGCGCGCAGATGGTCGTGCAGGGCTATGCGATGGCCTATCAGACCTATTCCAAAGCCTATGTCTCGCAGGAGAAATCCGCGATGATCGCCAAGCGCGGCCTCTGGGCAGGGACATTCCAGACCCCCGCCGAATACCGCGCGCATAAGAACGACGCCCCCGACAGCAGGGCCTCGGCAGGCTGCACGATCAAGGGCAATATCTCGAAAAACGGCAAGCTCTACCACATGCCGGGCTCGGCCTCCTATGCCGCCACCAAGATCAGCACGGCCAAGGGGGAGCGGTGGTTCTGCAGCGAGGCCGAGGCCCGGAAGGCCGGTTGGGTCCGCGCGCATTGA
- the choX gene encoding choline ABC transporter substrate-binding protein encodes MTYRSLLIATAASMTFAVSAQAKGCDEVVFSDVGWTDITATTAVTTKLLETLGYRTETRVLSVPVTYTALANGDVDVFLGNWMPTMQADIAPYVEAGTVDTVRTNLTGAKYTLATNAAGAALGIKDFSDIAKHADELGNQIYGIEPGNDGNRLIEDMIDANAFNLADFNVVESSEQGMLAQVGRATNRDKPIVFLGWAPHPMNANYTLTYLSGGDDWFGPDYGGAEVRTNTTAGYVDACPNVGKLLQNLEFSLDAENTLMGAILDEGEDPEDAATDWLEAHQDAVAPWLEGVTTRDGKDAFTAFQAAMNK; translated from the coding sequence ATGACCTATCGTTCCCTTCTTATCGCGACTGCTGCCTCGATGACCTTTGCGGTTTCGGCGCAGGCGAAAGGATGCGACGAAGTGGTATTTTCCGATGTCGGCTGGACCGATATCACCGCGACAACCGCTGTAACGACCAAACTACTCGAAACGCTGGGCTACCGGACCGAAACCCGCGTTCTTTCCGTCCCCGTCACCTATACCGCCCTTGCAAATGGCGATGTTGATGTATTCTTGGGCAACTGGATGCCCACCATGCAGGCCGATATCGCCCCCTATGTGGAGGCAGGCACCGTCGATACCGTGCGCACGAATCTCACCGGTGCGAAATATACGCTGGCCACCAATGCCGCCGGCGCCGCGCTCGGCATCAAGGATTTCTCCGATATCGCCAAACATGCCGACGAGCTGGGAAATCAGATCTATGGCATCGAGCCGGGCAATGACGGAAACCGGCTTATTGAAGACATGATTGACGCAAACGCGTTCAATCTTGCCGATTTTAACGTAGTCGAAAGTTCAGAACAGGGGATGCTGGCGCAAGTTGGTCGTGCAACCAACCGTGATAAGCCCATCGTTTTTCTGGGCTGGGCACCGCATCCGATGAATGCCAATTACACGCTGACCTATCTTTCGGGCGGCGATGACTGGTTCGGGCCGGATTACGGTGGCGCGGAAGTGCGCACCAATACCACCGCAGGCTATGTCGATGCCTGCCCCAATGTCGGGAAATTGCTGCAGAACCTCGAATTCTCGCTCGATGCGGAAAATACACTGATGGGGGCCATTCTCGATGAGGGCGAGGACCCCGAAGACGCGGCCACAGACTGGCTGGAAGCGCATCAGGACGCGGTCGCGCCGTGGCTCGAGGGCGTGACCACCCGTGACGGCAAGGACGCTTTCACCGCCTTTCAGGCTGCGATGAACAAGTAA
- a CDS encoding acyl-CoA carboxylase subunit beta: MRDILQELEDRRAQARLGGGERRIAAQHKKGKLTARERIELLLDEGSFEEFDMFKTHRCVDFDMQADKPYGDGVVTGWGTINGRMVYVFSQDFTVFGGSLSETHAEKICKIMDMAMQNGAPVIGLNDSGGARIQEGVASLAGYADVFQRNVEASGVIPQISVIMGPCAGGAVYSPAMTDFIFMVKDSSYMFVTGPDVVKTVTNEVVTAEELGGALTHTKKSSVADGAFENDVEALYEVRRLVDFLPLSNREKAPVRPFFDDVARVEDSLDTLIPANPNMPYDMKELITKVADEGDFYEIQRDFAGNIITGFIRLEGQTVGVVANQPTVLAGCLDIDSSRKAARFVRFCDCFEIPILTFVDVPGFLPGTAQEYNGVIKHGAKLLFAYGEATVPKVTVITRKAYGGAYDVMSSKHLKGDFNYAWPTAEIAVMGAKGAVEILYRSELGEPEKIAARVKNYEDRFANPFVAAEKGFIDEVIQPRSTRRRVARAFASLRSKKRSMPMKKHDNIPL; the protein is encoded by the coding sequence ATGAGAGATATTCTGCAAGAGCTTGAGGACCGTCGTGCACAGGCCCGTCTGGGCGGAGGGGAGCGCCGCATTGCCGCGCAGCACAAGAAGGGCAAGCTGACGGCGCGCGAGCGGATCGAGCTGTTGCTCGATGAGGGCTCCTTTGAAGAATTCGACATGTTCAAGACCCATCGCTGCGTGGATTTCGACATGCAGGCTGACAAACCTTATGGCGATGGGGTGGTGACCGGCTGGGGCACGATCAATGGCCGTATGGTTTATGTGTTCTCGCAGGATTTCACCGTCTTCGGTGGCTCGCTTTCCGAGACTCATGCCGAGAAGATCTGCAAGATCATGGACATGGCGATGCAGAATGGCGCGCCGGTGATCGGGCTGAACGACTCGGGCGGGGCGCGGATCCAGGAGGGTGTGGCCTCGCTTGCGGGCTATGCCGATGTGTTCCAGCGCAATGTCGAGGCGTCTGGCGTGATCCCGCAGATCTCGGTGATCATGGGGCCCTGTGCGGGCGGCGCGGTCTACAGCCCCGCGATGACCGACTTCATCTTCATGGTGAAGGACAGCTCCTATATGTTCGTGACCGGCCCCGATGTGGTGAAGACGGTCACCAACGAGGTGGTGACCGCAGAAGAGCTGGGCGGCGCGCTGACACATACCAAGAAATCCTCGGTGGCGGATGGGGCCTTCGAGAATGATGTCGAAGCACTTTACGAGGTCCGCCGTCTGGTGGATTTCCTGCCGCTGTCAAACCGTGAGAAAGCGCCCGTGCGGCCCTTCTTCGATGACGTGGCGCGGGTTGAGGACAGCCTCGACACGCTGATCCCCGCCAATCCGAACATGCCCTATGATATGAAAGAGCTGATCACCAAGGTTGCGGATGAAGGCGATTTTTACGAGATCCAGCGCGATTTCGCGGGCAATATCATCACTGGTTTCATCCGGCTCGAAGGGCAGACCGTGGGGGTGGTGGCCAACCAGCCGACAGTGCTGGCAGGATGTCTCGATATCGACAGCTCGCGCAAGGCCGCGCGCTTCGTGCGCTTCTGCGACTGTTTCGAGATTCCGATCCTGACCTTTGTCGATGTGCCCGGCTTCCTGCCGGGGACGGCGCAGGAATATAACGGAGTTATCAAACACGGGGCAAAACTCCTGTTCGCCTATGGCGAGGCGACGGTGCCCAAGGTCACGGTGATTACCCGCAAGGCCTATGGCGGCGCCTATGACGTGATGAGCTCGAAACATCTGAAGGGCGATTTCAACTACGCATGGCCCACGGCAGAGATTGCGGTGATGGGCGCCAAAGGAGCGGTGGAAATCCTCTACCGGTCCGAGCTGGGCGAGCCCGAGAAGATCGCCGCGCGGGTGAAAAACTACGAGGACCGCTTCGCCAATCCATTCGTTGCGGCCGAGAAGGGGTTCATAGACGAGGTGATCCAGCCCCGCTCGACGCGCCGCCGTGTGGCGCGGGCCTTTGCGTCGCTGCGCTCCAAGAAACGCAGTATGCCGATGAAGAAGCACGATAATATTCCGCTGTAA
- a CDS encoding short-chain fatty acyl-CoA regulator family protein, translating to MATPKLYAGIKLRETRTRLSLTQKVFADRLGVSLPYLNQMENNHRPVSAQVVLALASEFGLDVTELSAGDAERLVSDMTEALADPIFADASTPMADLRLAASNAPALARSFLELHSAYRRTHEKLASLNAALGQDASTVQSPWEEVRDFFHYCDNYIDAVDRAAEHFARPDGTRAEPIPRAIEALEARGIRVQFADISGVRERDGRIITIARHAKKSTQAFQLMHQVALITQNELLEATLDLARFQSETARSIAKIGLANYFAGAAVMPYVEFLESAQDNRHDLEILAELFGASIEQVAHRLSTLQRPGAKGLPFFFMRLDQAGTITKRHSATRLQFARFGGSCPLWIAHQAFETPTRFLRQLAETPDGARYLCIAKDVSKQGGSFHAPVRRYSLCLGCEVSHAKDVVYADDMELGNPRAYEPIGISCRICERRNCHQRSVPPLERKLTVDLDRRGLLPYDIA from the coding sequence ATGGCGACACCCAAACTCTATGCAGGCATCAAACTGCGCGAGACCCGCACCCGTCTGAGCCTGACCCAGAAGGTCTTTGCCGACAGGCTGGGCGTGTCCCTGCCCTATCTCAACCAGATGGAAAACAACCATCGCCCCGTCTCGGCACAGGTGGTGCTGGCGCTCGCCTCCGAATTCGGGCTGGATGTGACCGAGCTTTCTGCAGGCGATGCCGAACGTCTGGTCTCGGACATGACCGAGGCCCTGGCCGACCCGATCTTCGCCGACGCCTCGACACCGATGGCCGATCTGCGGCTTGCGGCCTCCAATGCACCGGCGCTGGCGCGATCCTTCCTCGAACTCCACAGCGCCTATCGCCGCACCCACGAGAAACTCGCCTCGCTGAATGCCGCTCTCGGTCAGGATGCCAGCACCGTGCAGAGCCCTTGGGAAGAGGTGCGCGATTTCTTCCATTACTGCGACAATTACATCGATGCGGTCGACCGTGCAGCCGAACATTTCGCTCGCCCCGATGGCACACGCGCCGAGCCGATCCCGCGGGCGATCGAGGCGCTGGAGGCCCGTGGCATCCGCGTGCAATTCGCCGATATCTCGGGCGTGCGCGAGCGCGACGGGCGCATCATCACCATTGCCCGCCATGCCAAGAAATCCACTCAGGCCTTCCAGCTGATGCATCAGGTGGCGCTGATCACCCAGAACGAGCTTCTGGAGGCCACTCTGGATCTGGCGCGCTTCCAGTCGGAAACCGCACGTTCCATCGCCAAGATCGGGCTGGCCAACTATTTCGCGGGCGCGGCCGTGATGCCCTATGTCGAGTTTCTGGAATCCGCGCAGGACAACCGCCACGATCTGGAAATCCTCGCCGAGCTGTTCGGTGCCTCCATCGAGCAGGTCGCCCACCGCCTCTCCACGCTCCAGCGACCCGGCGCCAAGGGGCTCCCCTTCTTCTTCATGCGCCTCGATCAGGCAGGCACCATTACCAAGCGCCACTCGGCCACACGGCTGCAATTCGCGCGGTTCGGGGGCTCCTGCCCGCTCTGGATCGCGCATCAGGCGTTTGAAACCCCCACCCGCTTCCTGCGCCAGCTGGCGGAGACGCCGGACGGCGCGCGTTATCTGTGTATCGCGAAGGACGTGTCCAAGCAGGGTGGCAGCTTCCATGCCCCCGTGCGGCGCTATTCGCTCTGTCTGGGCTGCGAGGTCAGCCATGCCAAGGATGTGGTCTATGCCGATGATATGGAGCTGGGTAATCCACGCGCCTATGAGCCGATCGGCATCTCCTGCCGGATCTGCGAGCGCCGCAACTGCCACCAGCGCTCGGTGCCGCCGCTCGAGCGCAAACTGACCGTCGATCTCGACCGGCGCGGCCTTCTGCCCTACGACATCGCCTGA
- the choW gene encoding choline ABC transporter permease subunit — protein sequence MEWFSGIDWKIPVGDAAETVVDWLKDNAAGFFDWLSMVMENLIDAVLWLLQTPPPLVLILVFVALTWGLQRSWKKCLIVALGMLFILNQDYWKDTTETLSLILVSCIVCMGIGVPLGILAARKRWIYSGMEPVLDLMQTLPTFVYLIPAVIFFGLGMVPGLIATVIFSLPASIRLTYLGISSTPTALTEAAEAFGATSFQKLWKVELPAAFPQIMVGLNQTIMLSLSMVVIATLVGAGGLGTPVMNGLNRMKPDLGFESGFVIVALATVLRLMLEVRKEK from the coding sequence ATGGAATGGTTCTCAGGGATCGACTGGAAGATCCCCGTAGGTGACGCCGCCGAAACGGTGGTCGACTGGCTCAAGGACAATGCGGCAGGCTTCTTCGACTGGCTGTCGATGGTGATGGAAAACCTGATCGACGCGGTGCTGTGGCTCTTGCAGACGCCTCCGCCGCTGGTGCTGATCCTCGTCTTCGTGGCGCTGACATGGGGCCTGCAGCGCAGCTGGAAGAAATGCCTGATCGTTGCATTGGGGATGTTGTTCATCCTCAATCAGGATTACTGGAAAGACACGACCGAGACGCTGTCGCTGATCCTTGTCAGCTGTATCGTCTGTATGGGTATCGGGGTGCCTCTGGGCATTCTGGCCGCGCGCAAACGCTGGATCTATTCCGGCATGGAGCCCGTGCTCGATCTGATGCAGACGCTGCCGACCTTCGTCTATCTGATCCCCGCCGTGATCTTCTTCGGCCTCGGCATGGTGCCCGGCCTGATCGCGACAGTGATCTTCTCGCTGCCCGCCTCCATCCGCCTCACCTATCTGGGCATCTCCTCGACCCCCACCGCGCTGACCGAAGCCGCCGAAGCCTTCGGTGCGACCTCGTTCCAGAAGCTGTGGAAGGTCGAGCTTCCTGCCGCCTTCCCGCAGATCATGGTGGGCCTCAACCAGACCATCATGCTCTCGCTGTCGATGGTGGTGATCGCCACGCTCGTGGGCGCGGGTGGCCTCGGCACGCCGGTGATGAACGGGCTCAACCGCATGAAACCCGATCTGGGCTTTGAATCGGGCTTTGTCATCGTGGCGCTGGCGACCGTGCTTCGCCTGATGCTCGAAGTGCGTAAGGAGAAGTAA
- the betB gene encoding betaine-aldehyde dehydrogenase, translating to MKAQPKASHFVDGDYIEDTAGEVIEVTYAYTGEVIAKLHAATSAVMEKAITSAVRAQKEWAALAPAERGRILNRAVAIIRARNDELAALETLDTGKPLQETLVADWPSGADSLEYFAGLAATLTGETMPLGGDFAYTLREPLGVCGGIGAWNYPSQIACWKAAPALSTGNAMVFKPSEVTPLGALKLAEIFIEAGVPAGVYNVVQGFGAVGAQLATDPRIAKVSLTGSVPTGAKVYAAAAPHMKHVTMELGGKSPLIVFEDASIKDAVGAAMLGNFYSSGQICSNGTRVFVHKSIKEQFLKELAERTAKIRMGDPMDMATDFGPLITKRQYEQVAGYLEKAKAEGARLVCGGTALDGQFVEPTVFADVKDDMSIACEEIFGPVMSVLDFETEDEVVARANDTQFGLAAGVFTRDLARAHRVVANLEAGTTWINAYNLTPVEMPFGPVKASGFGRENSRHAIEAYTQVKGVYVGLNPVDSPW from the coding sequence GTGAAGGCACAACCCAAAGCAAGCCACTTTGTTGATGGCGACTATATCGAGGATACCGCAGGCGAGGTGATCGAGGTCACCTATGCCTATACGGGCGAGGTTATCGCGAAACTTCATGCCGCAACGTCTGCGGTCATGGAAAAGGCCATTACGTCTGCCGTGCGCGCGCAGAAGGAATGGGCCGCACTGGCACCGGCCGAGCGCGGGCGCATCCTCAACCGCGCCGTGGCAATCATCCGCGCGCGCAATGACGAGCTGGCCGCATTGGAGACGCTCGATACCGGCAAGCCGCTGCAGGAAACGCTGGTGGCGGACTGGCCGTCGGGGGCGGATTCGCTCGAGTATTTCGCGGGTCTTGCGGCGACGCTGACCGGCGAGACCATGCCGCTGGGCGGGGATTTCGCCTATACGCTGCGCGAGCCTCTGGGCGTTTGCGGCGGGATCGGTGCGTGGAACTACCCCAGCCAGATCGCCTGCTGGAAAGCCGCGCCCGCACTCTCGACCGGCAATGCGATGGTGTTCAAGCCCTCCGAGGTGACGCCGCTCGGCGCGCTGAAACTGGCCGAGATCTTCATCGAGGCGGGTGTGCCTGCGGGCGTCTATAACGTCGTGCAGGGCTTTGGTGCCGTGGGCGCACAGCTCGCCACCGATCCGCGCATCGCCAAGGTCTCGCTGACGGGCTCGGTGCCGACAGGGGCCAAGGTCTATGCCGCAGCCGCGCCGCATATGAAACATGTGACGATGGAACTGGGCGGTAAATCGCCCCTGATCGTGTTCGAGGATGCCTCGATCAAGGACGCGGTTGGCGCTGCGATGCTGGGGAATTTCTATTCCTCGGGGCAGATCTGCTCGAACGGCACCCGCGTTTTCGTGCATAAGTCGATCAAGGAGCAGTTCCTCAAGGAGCTGGCCGAGCGCACCGCCAAGATCCGTATGGGCGATCCGATGGATATGGCGACCGATTTCGGCCCGCTGATCACCAAGCGCCAATACGAGCAGGTGGCGGGCTATCTCGAGAAAGCCAAGGCCGAAGGCGCGCGGCTGGTCTGTGGCGGCACTGCGCTCGACGGCCAATTTGTCGAGCCGACCGTCTTTGCCGATGTGAAGGACGATATGTCCATCGCCTGCGAGGAGATCTTCGGCCCCGTCATGTCGGTGCTCGATTTCGAGACCGAGGACGAGGTCGTGGCACGGGCCAATGACACGCAATTCGGTCTGGCGGCGGGTGTCTTTACCCGTGATCTGGCGCGCGCCCATCGCGTGGTCGCCAATCTGGAAGCCGGCACCACATGGATCAATGCCTATAACCTGACGCCGGTGGAGATGCCCTTCGGTCCGGTGAAAGCTTCCGGTTTTGGGCGCGAGAATTCGCGCCATGCGATCGAGGCCTATACGCAGGTCAAAGGCGTCTATGTCGGCCTGAATCCTGTCGACAGCCCTTGGTAA
- the betI gene encoding transcriptional regulator BetI, whose translation MPKVGAQPIRKAALIDATIACVGEARSLEVTVAQIAKRAGMSSALAHHYFGSKDQIFLAAMQHILSTYGQEVRDALRGKTDPEERLRAIVRGNFAEGSFQTEAISAWLNFYVLAQKNENARRLLAIYQRRLQSNLLYALRPLVGRHAMAVAEGLGALIDGVYIRAALVDGPADPKRAVGIIMEYLDRELEGHR comes from the coding sequence ATGCCCAAAGTCGGCGCGCAACCGATTAGAAAAGCAGCGTTGATCGACGCCACCATCGCCTGTGTCGGCGAGGCCCGTTCGCTGGAGGTAACGGTGGCGCAGATCGCCAAACGTGCAGGGATGTCCTCGGCGCTGGCGCATCACTATTTCGGATCGAAAGACCAGATCTTTCTGGCCGCGATGCAGCATATCCTGAGCACCTACGGGCAGGAGGTGCGCGACGCGCTGCGCGGAAAAACCGATCCGGAAGAACGGCTTCGGGCGATCGTGCGGGGCAATTTTGCCGAAGGCAGCTTCCAGACTGAAGCGATCTCGGCATGGCTGAACTTCTATGTTCTGGCGCAGAAAAACGAGAATGCACGCAGGCTGCTGGCCATCTACCAGCGCCGTCTGCAATCGAATCTTCTCTACGCGTTGCGGCCTCTGGTGGGCCGCCACGCGATGGCTGTGGCCGAGGGGCTGGGGGCGTTGATCGACGGCGTCTATATTCGTGCCGCTCTGGTCGACGGGCCTGCCGACCCCAAACGCGCGGTCGGAATCATCATGGAATATCTGGATCGAGAGTTGGAGGGTCACCGGTGA
- a CDS encoding DUF6497 family protein: MAVIGAGQVAAADMPASGVAVAVPSGRHVEWLTSQTDASGPEGLTIRHFFLMRDLTEDDDTAMGDMLALCESFALPHLSAVGPQPQQIVISLADRPVVFGTSDPEATQLIAGYAISGERCEEEMF; this comes from the coding sequence GTGGCTGTTATTGGTGCGGGGCAGGTCGCGGCGGCGGATATGCCGGCGTCGGGGGTGGCGGTCGCTGTTCCCTCGGGGCGCCATGTCGAATGGCTGACCAGCCAGACCGATGCCAGCGGACCCGAGGGGCTGACGATCCGGCATTTCTTCCTCATGCGCGATCTGACCGAGGATGACGACACCGCGATGGGGGATATGCTGGCGCTGTGCGAGAGCTTCGCGCTTCCACATCTGTCCGCTGTCGGACCGCAGCCCCAACAGATTGTGATCTCGCTTGCCGACCGTCCCGTGGTGTTCGGCACATCCGACCCCGAAGCCACGCAACTTATTGCAGGATATGCGATTTCCGGCGAGCGCTGCGAAGAAGAGATGTTCTGA
- a CDS encoding DUF465 domain-containing protein, translating to MTEHLHTLSVEFPAYRVQLRELKAADPHAARLMEEYEAINEQVQRAMEGVQPIEALAEVDLRKKRAMLKDQIARALAQEVTAA from the coding sequence ATGACTGAACATCTTCATACCCTGAGTGTCGAATTCCCCGCATATCGTGTCCAGCTGCGCGAGTTGAAGGCGGCCGATCCGCATGCCGCGCGTCTGATGGAGGAATACGAGGCCATCAACGAGCAGGTCCAGCGCGCGATGGAGGGAGTGCAGCCAATAGAGGCGCTGGCCGAGGTGGATCTGCGCAAGAAACGCGCGATGCTCAAGGACCAGATCGCACGGGCTCTGGCGCAGGAAGTGACAGCGGCCTGA
- the betA gene encoding choline dehydrogenase yields MSVEADYVVIGAGSGGTALAYRLAEAGKRVVIIEHGGSDAGPFIQMPGALSYPMNMGMYDWGFQSEPEPGLGGRVLATPRGKVIGGSSSINGMVYVRGHAGDYEHWAEQGAEGWSYADVLPYFKRQETWHGAGDGGDRDWRGTSGPLHVSRGPRKNPLFDAFVQAGQEAGYAYTADYNGERQEGFGPMEATIYKGRRWSVANAYLRPGQKAFGDRLAVVKALALRVVFDGKRAIGVEVEKAGKKQVISARAEVIVAASSINTPKILMLSGVGPAAHLREHGIEVLADRPGVGGNLQDHLEVYFQYAAKEPITLYKYWNIFGKAWVGAQWLFTKTGLGASNQFEACGFIRSDKGVRYPDIQYHFLPLAVRYDGKASAEGHGFQVHVGPMRAASRGRVSLRSGDVRDKPRIFFNYMSEDQDWVDWRKTLRLTREIFDQPSMARHVAREIQPGSDVTSDEALDDFVREHAESAYHPCGTARMGRADDINAVVDPDGRVIGVEGLRVADSSIFPRVTNGNLNGPSIMVGEKIADHILGRRLPAENSEPWFHPDWENSQR; encoded by the coding sequence ATGAGCGTAGAAGCTGATTATGTTGTGATTGGTGCAGGCTCCGGCGGCACGGCTTTGGCCTACCGTCTGGCCGAGGCCGGAAAGCGCGTGGTGATCATCGAGCATGGGGGGTCGGATGCCGGCCCCTTCATCCAGATGCCGGGCGCTCTGTCCTATCCGATGAATATGGGCATGTATGACTGGGGCTTCCAGTCCGAACCCGAGCCGGGTCTGGGCGGGCGCGTGCTGGCGACCCCGCGCGGCAAGGTGATCGGCGGGTCGTCCTCGATCAACGGGATGGTCTATGTGCGTGGCCATGCAGGGGATTACGAGCACTGGGCCGAGCAAGGCGCCGAGGGCTGGAGCTATGCCGATGTGCTGCCCTATTTCAAACGGCAGGAAACATGGCATGGCGCCGGAGATGGCGGTGACCGTGACTGGCGCGGCACGTCCGGTCCGTTGCATGTCAGCCGTGGCCCGCGCAAGAACCCTCTCTTCGATGCCTTCGTGCAGGCGGGGCAGGAGGCGGGCTATGCCTATACCGCCGATTACAACGGCGAGCGCCAGGAAGGCTTCGGCCCGATGGAGGCCACCATCTATAAAGGCCGTCGCTGGTCCGTGGCCAATGCCTATCTGCGCCCCGGCCAGAAGGCGTTCGGGGACCGTCTGGCTGTGGTCAAGGCGCTGGCTTTGCGCGTGGTCTTTGACGGCAAGCGTGCGATCGGTGTCGAGGTCGAGAAGGCGGGCAAGAAGCAGGTCATTTCTGCCCGCGCCGAGGTGATCGTGGCCGCAAGCTCGATCAATACGCCAAAGATCCTGATGCTCTCGGGCGTGGGGCCTGCGGCCCATCTGCGCGAGCATGGGATCGAGGTTCTGGCCGACCGTCCCGGTGTGGGCGGCAACCTGCAGGACCATCTCGAGGTCTATTTCCAATATGCCGCGAAGGAGCCGATCACGCTCTACAAATACTGGAATATCTTCGGCAAGGCTTGGGTGGGGGCGCAATGGCTCTTTACCAAGACCGGTCTGGGCGCGTCGAACCAGTTCGAGGCCTGCGGGTTTATCCGTTCGGACAAGGGCGTGCGCTATCCTGATATCCAGTATCACTTCCTGCCGCTGGCCGTGCGTTATGACGGCAAGGCTTCGGCCGAGGGGCATGGCTTCCAGGTCCATGTCGGGCCGATGCGGGCGGCCTCGCGCGGCCGTGTCTCGCTGCGTTCAGGCGATGTGCGCGACAAGCCAAGGATCTTCTTCAATTATATGAGCGAGGATCAGGACTGGGTGGATTGGCGCAAGACCCTGCGTCTGACGCGCGAGATCTTCGATCAGCCCTCGATGGCCCGCCATGTGGCGCGCGAGATCCAGCCGGGCTCGGATGTGACCTCGGATGAGGCGCTGGATGATTTCGTGCGCGAGCATGCCGAGAGCGCCTATCATCCCTGTGGCACTGCGCGTATGGGCCGTGCCGATGACATCAATGCGGTGGTCGATCCCGATGGCCGTGTGATCGGGGTCGAGGGGCTGCGCGTGGCCGATAGTTCGATCTTCCCGCGCGTGACCAACGGCAACCTGAACGGTCCGTCAATCATGGTGGGCGAGAAGATCGCCGACCATATCCTTGGCCGCCGTTTGCCTGCCGAGAATAGCGAGCCGTGGTTCCACCCCGACTGGGAGAACTCCCAGCGTTAA